In Bogoriella caseilytica, the genomic window GCAGGACGTACTCGGCGCGCAACTCGTGGGCGACGTCCTCATCGCGAATGACCACCTGGGCAATACCGGAGGCGTCACGCAGATCAATGAAGGCCACTCCTCCGTGGTCGCGTCGGCGGTCCACCCATCCGGCGAGGGTGACGGTGGAACCGATGTCGCTGGCGCGCAGGGATCCTGCGGTGTGCGTGCGAAGCACTGTGGGCCTCCTTCAGGCGTGGCGGGTGATCCGTCCCGATCCGGGCGCATCCGCGAGACGGGCGGGCGCGCCGTCGAGTCTAGGCACGCCCCGGCTCGTCAAACGAACCGAGACTCCCCTGACTGACCGTTACGGTCGGCATTGACAGTATGGTCGGCTTTCCCCGACCATACTGGAATGGCCGACAAGACCGATCCTCACGAGGGCACCTCCGCGCTCACCACGCCGGACTATGAACTCGCCGACTCCCTCATGCTCACCGAGCCCGAGCAGTACAAGGCGCTCTTCGAGCCCACCCGCAGAGAGATCGTCTCCTTCCTCCTGGAGCGCGCCGCCACGACCGCCGAACTGGCCGAGACGCTCGACAAGCCCAAGGGGACGGTGGGACATCACCTCAAAGCCCTCGAGTCGGCCGGGCTGATTCATGTGGTGCGCACCCAGCAGGTGCGGGCACTCACGGCGAAGTACTACGGCCGCACGGCGCGCGTCTTCTACTACGAGCGCACCGCCGAAGCAGCGGTGGAGCCCGGCGCGACAGCCCAGCGAGTGGCTGATGAGGCTGCGCGGGTGGCGCCGAACACCGGCCTGCCCGCCTCGATCGTGCACCGGCACGTACGCATTCCGGCCGAACGCGCCGAGGAGTGGCGGGACCGGCTGCACGACCTCGCCAACGAGTTCACTCACCAGGAGCGCGGTGGTGAGGTGACCTTCGGCTTCACTGTCGGCATCTATCCCACTGACCGCGCCCGGCTCGCCTCTGAGATCGACGCCGAACAGTGACAGACGCTCGCGAGCCGCTCGGCCGCAACTTCCGGATGTTACTACCGGCCGCCTTCAGCGCGAACCTCGCCGACGGCTTGTCGAAGATCGCCATCCCGTGGATCGCCACGGCACTGACTCGCGATCCGATGCTCATCACTCTGGTGGTGCTGTGCTCACGACTGCCCTGGCTCGTCTTCTCGCTGCCCGCCGGGGTGATCACCGACCGGGTGGACCGCCGCCGCCTCATCGTGGCGATGGACGCCGTCCGCGCCCTGATGATCGGCGCCTTCGCGGTGGTGGTGCTCGTCCAGCAGTCGGTCATCCCAGATCCGGGCGAGGTCGAGGCCGGGCTGGCCGAGCCTCCCGGATCAGCGGGCTGGATCCTTGCCGCCCTCTACCTGACCGCGCTGCTCGTCGGCTCGGCGGAGGTACTCCGGGACAACGCCGCCCAGACCATGCTGCCGGCGGTGGTGCTCAAGCCTCAGCTACGGCGAGCGAACTCCCGGCTCTGGGGTGCGGAGGTGACCGCGGACAGCTTTATCGGCCCACCGCTGGCCGGAGTGCTGCTCGGCTTCGCGCTCGTGGTGCCCCTGGGAGCCACCACGGTGCTCTTCGCCGTCGCCGGCCTGCTCATGCTGCGCATCACCGGGAGCTTCCGCGCGAAGCCGCGCCCGGGAGCTCCCGCACCCCACACCACGCCCACGCCGCTGGTCGACGCCGCGGCGGCGAGCACGGCGCCGGTACCGACGCGCGGCTGGACCACCGACCTGTGCGAGGGATTTCGGTGGCTGTGGGATCACCAACTCCTGCGCGCCCTGGCCATCAGCCTGGGAGTGATGAACGGGGCCATGGCGGCCACCGGCGCCATGGCCGTGCTCTTCGCCCAGGAAGTCCTGGGCCTGGGGGCCACCGGCTTCGGCGTGCTGGCCACCGGTGCTGCCGCCGGCGCCATCCTGGGCACGGTGGTCGCCGAACCGATCGCGAAGCGGATGAGTTCGGGGATGTCCCTGCGCGTGGTGCTGATTGCCACCGTCGCCCAGGGTCTACTCATCGGCCTCTTCCCCCACCCGGTGCTGGTCTGGACGCTGTTCGCCTTCGGCGGGCTGCTCGCCGTGCTGTGGAACATCATCACGCTCTCGCTGCGACAGACGATCATCCCGGACCACCTGCTCGGCCGCGTGAACTCCGTCTACCGCTTCTTCGGCTGGGGAATGATGTCCATCGGCGCCCTGGCCGGTGGGGTGATCGTGAGCATCGCCGAGACCGCGGTCACTCGCGACATGGCTCTTCGCCTGCCCTTCCTCGTTGCCGCCCTGGTCTGCGCGGCCCTGGTGCCCTACCTCTGGCACCGGGCCAGCACCGCGCGCATCGACGCGGCCATTGCCGAGGCGGAGGCAAGCGAGTAGACCTCACCGGAACGTCGGTGGTGGGCAAGCTCACCGCGCCGGCACCGTGAGATCTGAGAGTCGGGGCTCTAGACTCCTAGCTGAACCTGGAGTGCACTGTGAGGACTTCCTTGCCGCCAGGCCCTGATTGTGAGACCGCGGCGCGAAGGCGCCCGGCGTGGACAGGGACGAGCGGATGGTGCTGCAGCCGACCTGGCTGAGATGAACCCCGCGCTCCGCTCGATCTGAGATGAGTGACCTGTGACCGCTGTGTCCACTGACCTGTCCCTGCCCATTGACAATGCTCCCGAGCTGCCGGCCTTCGCCGACCTCGGACTGCCCGCCGACCTGCTGGCCGCCGTCGAAGCCCTCGGCTTCGCCA contains:
- a CDS encoding winged helix-turn-helix domain-containing protein; its protein translation is MADKTDPHEGTSALTTPDYELADSLMLTEPEQYKALFEPTRREIVSFLLERAATTAELAETLDKPKGTVGHHLKALESAGLIHVVRTQQVRALTAKYYGRTARVFYYERTAEAAVEPGATAQRVADEAARVAPNTGLPASIVHRHVRIPAERAEEWRDRLHDLANEFTHQERGGEVTFGFTVGIYPTDRARLASEIDAEQ
- a CDS encoding MFS transporter, whose translation is MTDAREPLGRNFRMLLPAAFSANLADGLSKIAIPWIATALTRDPMLITLVVLCSRLPWLVFSLPAGVITDRVDRRRLIVAMDAVRALMIGAFAVVVLVQQSVIPDPGEVEAGLAEPPGSAGWILAALYLTALLVGSAEVLRDNAAQTMLPAVVLKPQLRRANSRLWGAEVTADSFIGPPLAGVLLGFALVVPLGATTVLFAVAGLLMLRITGSFRAKPRPGAPAPHTTPTPLVDAAAASTAPVPTRGWTTDLCEGFRWLWDHQLLRALAISLGVMNGAMAATGAMAVLFAQEVLGLGATGFGVLATGAAAGAILGTVVAEPIAKRMSSGMSLRVVLIATVAQGLLIGLFPHPVLVWTLFAFGGLLAVLWNIITLSLRQTIIPDHLLGRVNSVYRFFGWGMMSIGALAGGVIVSIAETAVTRDMALRLPFLVAALVCAALVPYLWHRASTARIDAAIAEAEASE